Proteins from a genomic interval of Symmachiella macrocystis:
- a CDS encoding class I SAM-dependent methyltransferase, translating into MSFVQRNRAAWDRLVRDGSQFAKVATDEQCRDPLQALDGRGWLPDSVRGLDVLCLAAGGGWQSILYAAAGANVTVVDLSPEMLKKDEQEANRRNYKVRVVEASMDNLQMFADESFDIVHQPVSTCYVSDVSAVYREIARVLRDDGLYISQHKQPTSLQITERDERHRYVLGLRYYQDGSLPLVEDESYRESGTVEFLHRWEELVGGLCRSGFVIEDLTEPYRGDPQAPLGSWRHRGLFVAPYLRMKSRRIPRVTGENSRKPLWTPP; encoded by the coding sequence ATGTCATTTGTCCAACGCAACCGTGCGGCCTGGGATCGCCTCGTGCGAGACGGTAGTCAATTCGCCAAGGTCGCCACCGACGAGCAATGCCGCGATCCGCTGCAGGCTTTGGATGGGCGGGGTTGGTTGCCGGACAGCGTCCGGGGCTTGGATGTGCTTTGTTTGGCCGCTGGCGGTGGATGGCAATCGATTCTCTACGCTGCCGCTGGAGCCAACGTTACGGTCGTCGACCTCAGTCCAGAGATGCTCAAAAAAGACGAACAGGAAGCGAACCGCCGCAATTACAAAGTTCGCGTTGTCGAAGCTTCGATGGACAATCTGCAGATGTTTGCCGACGAAAGTTTCGACATCGTCCATCAACCGGTCAGCACCTGTTACGTCTCCGATGTGTCTGCTGTCTATCGCGAAATTGCCCGTGTGCTACGCGACGACGGCCTGTACATTAGTCAACACAAACAACCGACCAGCCTGCAAATCACTGAGCGCGACGAACGGCACCGCTATGTGTTGGGGCTGCGGTATTATCAGGATGGTTCGTTGCCGCTGGTGGAAGACGAATCGTATCGCGAAAGTGGCACGGTGGAATTTCTACACCGCTGGGAGGAATTGGTCGGCGGACTCTGCCGTTCTGGGTTTGTGATCGAGGATTTGACCGAGCCTTATCGGGGTGACCCGCAGGCCCCACTGGGCAGCTGGCGGCATCGGGGATTGTTCGTCGCCCCCTATTTGCGGATGAAATCGCGTCGAATTCCACGTGTCACCGGGGAAAATTCGCGGAAACCATTGTGGACACCCCCCTAA